A portion of the Chlamydia caviae GPIC genome contains these proteins:
- the rplC gene encoding 50S ribosomal protein L3, translating into MRSQLSLMGKKEGMIHVFDKDGNLVACSVISVGSNVVTQIKVDSTDGYNAIQMGANEINVPEKTLEKRMNKPELGHLKKSGSRVFGLLKEVRLSEDAINEVSLGNEFGLEVLEDISSVDISGVSKGKGFQGVMKRFGFRGGPKTHGSGFHRHAGSIGMRSTPGRCFPGSKRPSHMGTVNVTVKNLEVVKIDLEKKVLLVKGAIPGPRGSVVVIRRSSRAKG; encoded by the coding sequence ATGCGATCTCAGCTTAGCTTAATGGGAAAAAAGGAAGGCATGATTCATGTCTTTGACAAAGATGGAAATCTGGTTGCGTGTTCGGTAATTAGCGTGGGTTCCAATGTTGTTACTCAAATAAAAGTTGATTCAACTGATGGTTACAATGCTATTCAGATGGGCGCAAATGAAATCAATGTCCCAGAAAAAACATTAGAAAAACGTATGAACAAGCCTGAACTCGGCCATCTTAAGAAATCGGGGTCGCGTGTTTTTGGTTTGTTAAAAGAAGTTCGCCTTTCCGAAGATGCTATTAATGAAGTTTCTTTAGGAAACGAATTTGGTTTAGAAGTCCTTGAAGATATCTCTTCTGTAGATATTAGCGGTGTTTCTAAGGGTAAAGGGTTCCAAGGGGTCATGAAGAGATTTGGATTCCGTGGAGGTCCTAAAACTCATGGTTCCGGATTCCATCGTCATGCCGGTTCTATAGGAATGCGATCAACTCCTGGACGATGCTTCCCTGGAAGTAAACGTCCTAGTCATATGGGTACTGTCAACGTAACCGTTAAGAATTTAGAAGTGGTAAAAATAGATTTAGAGAAAAAAGTATTACTAGTGAAGGGGGCAATCCCTGGTCCTAGAGGCTCTGTTGTTGTCATCAGACGTTCTTCTAGAGCAAAAGGGTAA
- the rplD gene encoding 50S ribosomal protein L4 gives MVLLSKFDFSGNKAGEVELPDAFFVQEGNGLQLVKDYLVAIRANKRQWSACTRNRSEVSHSTKKPFKQKGTGNARQGCLASPQFRGGGVVFGPKPKFDQHVRINRKEKRAAIRLLLSQKIQTNRLIVADDSVFTSSLASPKTKEALRFLKSCNVECRGILFIDDLDHAQNNEGLRLSLRNLSAVRGFTYGMNINGYDLASARNVVISEKALKGLAGHLISGTKD, from the coding sequence ATGGTTTTATTGTCAAAGTTTGATTTTTCTGGGAATAAGGCAGGAGAGGTTGAATTGCCAGATGCCTTTTTTGTTCAAGAAGGAAATGGGCTTCAATTAGTGAAGGACTATCTTGTGGCTATTCGGGCCAACAAGAGACAGTGGTCTGCGTGTACGAGAAATCGTTCAGAAGTCAGCCATTCTACTAAAAAGCCTTTTAAACAGAAGGGGACAGGAAATGCCCGTCAGGGGTGTTTAGCTTCTCCTCAGTTTCGTGGAGGGGGCGTTGTTTTCGGCCCCAAGCCTAAATTTGATCAACATGTTCGCATTAATAGAAAAGAAAAAAGAGCGGCGATTCGTTTGTTGTTATCTCAAAAGATTCAAACAAATCGATTAATTGTGGCTGATGACAGCGTATTCACAAGTAGTTTAGCTTCTCCAAAGACAAAAGAAGCATTGAGATTTTTAAAATCTTGTAATGTGGAATGTCGTGGGATCCTCTTCATTGATGATTTAGATCATGCTCAAAACAATGAAGGTTTAAGATTAAGTTTGCGTAATTTGTCGGCTGTACGCGGGTTTACGTACGGAATGAATATCAATGGATATGATCTAGCTTCCGCCCGCAATGTAGTGATTTCCGAAAAAGCCCTGAAAGGACTCGCTGGGCATCTTATTTCTGGAACGAAAGATTAA
- a CDS encoding 50S ribosomal protein L23, with the protein MKDPYDVIKRHYVTEKAKTLEGLSLGNGEGKKKGSFCKHPKYTFVVSCDATKPLIAQALESIYADKKVKVKSVNTICVKPQPARMFRGKRKGKTAGFKKAVVTFYEGHSIG; encoded by the coding sequence ATGAAAGATCCTTACGATGTAATCAAACGGCATTATGTAACCGAGAAGGCTAAAACTTTAGAAGGTTTGAGTCTAGGGAATGGTGAGGGTAAAAAGAAAGGCAGTTTCTGCAAGCATCCAAAGTATACATTTGTTGTATCTTGTGATGCTACTAAGCCTTTAATTGCTCAAGCTTTGGAATCTATTTATGCAGATAAAAAAGTAAAAGTTAAAAGTGTAAACACGATATGTGTGAAGCCTCAGCCAGCCCGAATGTTTCGTGGAAAACGAAAAGGAAAGACTGCAGGATTTAAGAAGGCAGTTGTGACCTTCTATGAAGGCCATTCTATCGGGTAA
- the rplB gene encoding 50S ribosomal protein L2, giving the protein MFKKFKPVTPGTRQLVLPAFDELTRQGELSGKKTRKSVRPNKKLSFFKKSSGGRDNLGHISCRHRGGGVKRLYRVIDFKRNKDGIEAKVVSVEYDPNRSAYIALLNYADGEKRYILAPKGIKRGDEVISGEGSPLKLGCCMTLKSMPLGSTVHNIEMRPNSGGKLVRSAGLAAQVIAKTPGYVTLKMPSGEFRMLNEGCKATIGEVSNSDHNLCVDGKAGRKRWKGVRPTVRGTAMNPVDHPHGGGEGRHNGYIPRTPWGKVTKGLKTRDKRKSNKWIVKDRRK; this is encoded by the coding sequence ATGTTTAAAAAGTTTAAGCCAGTAACTCCAGGGACTAGACAGTTGGTTCTTCCGGCTTTCGATGAGTTGACCAGACAAGGCGAGTTATCGGGGAAAAAAACTAGAAAAAGTGTACGTCCAAATAAAAAGCTGTCATTTTTCAAAAAAAGTTCAGGTGGCCGTGATAATTTAGGTCACATTTCCTGTCGTCACCGAGGTGGAGGGGTTAAACGCCTGTACCGAGTTATCGATTTTAAACGCAATAAAGATGGTATTGAAGCGAAGGTGGTTTCTGTTGAGTACGATCCAAATCGCTCCGCCTATATTGCTTTATTAAATTATGCTGATGGAGAAAAGCGTTACATCCTTGCTCCAAAAGGCATAAAAAGAGGAGATGAAGTCATCTCCGGAGAAGGTAGCCCGCTCAAATTGGGTTGCTGTATGACTTTAAAAAGCATGCCTTTAGGGTCAACCGTTCATAATATTGAAATGAGACCCAACTCTGGAGGAAAATTAGTAAGATCCGCAGGTTTGGCTGCGCAGGTTATTGCTAAGACTCCAGGATATGTTACATTAAAAATGCCTTCAGGCGAATTTCGCATGTTAAATGAAGGCTGCAAAGCTACTATCGGCGAAGTTTCTAATTCTGATCACAATTTATGTGTTGATGGTAAAGCAGGAAGAAAACGATGGAAAGGCGTTCGCCCAACCGTTCGTGGTACTGCTATGAACCCTGTCGATCACCCTCACGGAGGTGGTGAAGGCCGTCATAATGGTTATATCCCACGCACTCCTTGGGGTAAAGTCACGAAAGGACTAAAAACTCGTGATAAGCGCAAAAGCAATAAGTGGATAGTTAAAGATCGTAGGAAATAG
- the rpsS gene encoding 30S ribosomal protein S19 yields the protein MSRSLRKGPFVDHHLIKKVRAMNLLEKKSPIKTWSRRSMITPEMIGHTFEVHNGKKFLTVFVSETMVGHKLGEFSPTRIFKSHPVKKG from the coding sequence ATGAGTAGATCGTTAAGAAAGGGTCCTTTTGTTGATCACCATCTAATAAAAAAAGTACGTGCTATGAACTTGTTGGAGAAAAAGTCTCCAATTAAAACCTGGTCTCGTCGTTCTATGATTACCCCTGAAATGATTGGACATACATTCGAAGTTCATAACGGGAAGAAGTTTCTAACAGTTTTTGTTTCGGAAACTATGGTAGGACACAAGCTGGGAGAATTTTCTCCAACGAGAATATTTAAAAGTCATCCCGTGAAGAAAGGGTAA
- the rplV gene encoding 50S ribosomal protein L22: MFKATARYIRVQPRKARLAAGLMRNLSVMEAQQQLNFSQLKAGRCLKKVLDSAVANAVLNENVKREQLSVIEVRVDAGPVYKRAKSKSRGGRSPILKRTSHLTVIVGEKER; this comes from the coding sequence ATGTTTAAAGCGACCGCCCGCTACATACGGGTTCAGCCTCGCAAAGCTCGACTAGCTGCCGGGCTTATGAGAAATTTAAGTGTTATGGAAGCTCAGCAGCAGCTGAATTTTTCTCAGCTAAAAGCTGGAAGATGTTTGAAGAAAGTTTTAGACAGCGCTGTAGCTAATGCTGTGCTCAATGAGAATGTAAAACGTGAGCAATTGAGCGTTATCGAAGTCAGAGTGGATGCAGGTCCTGTATATAAGCGAGCTAAATCTAAAAGTCGGGGAGGACGATCCCCAATTTTAAAACGCACCAGTCACTTAACTGTTATTGTTGGTGAGAAGGAGCGGTAG
- the rpsC gene encoding 30S ribosomal protein S3, translating into MGQKGCPIGFRTAVTKKWRSLWYGNKQEFGKFLIEDVKIREHLRKKPSCQGAAGFIVRRMSGKIEVTIQTARPGLVIGKKGAEVDLLKEELRKLTGKEVWVEIAEIKRPELNAKLVADNIARQIERRVSFRRAMKKAMQSVMDAGAIGVKIQVSGRLAGAEIARSEWYKNGRVPLHTLRADIDYATASAETTYGIIGVKVWINLGEKTSTANANTGATAPAAQ; encoded by the coding sequence ATGGGTCAGAAAGGATGTCCAATCGGTTTTCGTACAGCTGTTACTAAAAAATGGCGTTCCCTGTGGTACGGAAACAAACAAGAGTTTGGTAAATTTCTTATCGAAGATGTGAAAATTCGAGAACATTTAAGAAAAAAACCTTCTTGTCAAGGGGCTGCGGGCTTTATTGTAAGACGTATGAGCGGTAAAATTGAAGTTACAATTCAAACAGCTCGCCCAGGACTAGTTATCGGGAAAAAAGGGGCAGAGGTAGATCTTTTAAAAGAAGAGCTAAGAAAGCTTACTGGTAAAGAAGTTTGGGTAGAAATCGCAGAAATTAAACGCCCTGAATTGAATGCAAAACTAGTTGCAGACAATATCGCCAGACAAATCGAGCGTCGAGTTTCCTTTAGACGCGCTATGAAAAAGGCTATGCAGTCCGTTATGGATGCCGGCGCTATTGGTGTTAAGATACAGGTTTCTGGAAGATTGGCAGGCGCTGAGATTGCCCGTTCTGAATGGTATAAAAATGGCCGCGTTCCTCTGCATACATTGAGAGCTGATATTGATTACGCCACAGCATCTGCAGAGACTACTTACGGAATTATCGGTGTAAAAGTTTGGATTAATCTTGGTGAAAAAACCTCTACAGCTAATGCTAATACTGGCGCTACGGCACCAGCTGCACAATAG
- the rplP gene encoding 50S ribosomal protein L16: MLMPKRTKFRKQQKGQFAGLSKGATFVDFGEFGMQTLERGWVTSRQIEACRVAINRYLKRKGKVWIRVFPDKSVTKKPAETRMGKGKGAPDHWVAVVRPGRILFEVANVSREDAQDALRRAAAKLGIRTRFVKRVERV, encoded by the coding sequence ATGTTGATGCCTAAACGAACAAAATTTCGCAAACAGCAAAAAGGTCAATTTGCTGGCCTAAGCAAGGGGGCTACTTTTGTTGACTTTGGCGAGTTTGGAATGCAGACCTTGGAAAGAGGTTGGGTAACTAGCCGGCAAATAGAAGCTTGCAGGGTTGCTATCAATAGATATTTAAAACGTAAGGGAAAAGTTTGGATCCGTGTTTTCCCAGATAAAAGTGTGACTAAGAAACCTGCTGAAACTCGTATGGGTAAAGGTAAAGGAGCTCCAGATCATTGGGTGGCGGTAGTTCGTCCAGGAAGAATTCTTTTTGAAGTGGCTAACGTTTCCAGAGAAGATGCTCAGGATGCCTTGAGAAGAGCAGCGGCAAAATTAGGAATAAGAACACGTTTTGTAAAGCGGGTTGAAAGGGTATAA
- the rpmC gene encoding 50S ribosomal protein L29, translating to MAAKKKLLAELREKSLVELDAFIHENKKALFSLRAEAALQNKVVKKHLFSMYKKNIARSMTVMQEKEGKIDG from the coding sequence ATGGCAGCGAAGAAAAAGTTATTAGCTGAGCTTAGAGAGAAAAGTCTAGTTGAGCTAGATGCGTTTATCCATGAAAATAAGAAAGCTCTCTTTTCTTTAAGAGCCGAGGCTGCTTTACAAAATAAAGTAGTCAAGAAGCACTTGTTCTCTATGTACAAGAAAAACATAGCTCGATCTATGACGGTCATGCAAGAAAAAGAGGGAAAAATCGATGGCTAG
- the rpsQ gene encoding 30S ribosomal protein S17 encodes MASEERGLRKTKVGVVVSSKMDKTVVVRVERIYSHPQYAKVVRDSKKYYAHNGLDVSEGDKVKIQETRPISKLKRWRVVERVS; translated from the coding sequence ATGGCTAGTGAAGAAAGAGGCCTTAGAAAAACCAAAGTTGGTGTTGTTGTCTCGTCAAAAATGGATAAAACCGTAGTTGTTCGAGTAGAAAGAATATACTCCCATCCTCAGTACGCTAAAGTTGTTAGAGACTCTAAAAAATACTACGCGCATAATGGTTTAGATGTTTCTGAAGGCGATAAAGTTAAAATTCAAGAAACACGACCAATCTCTAAATTGAAAAGATGGCGTGTTGTTGAGCGTGTAAGTTAG
- the rplN gene encoding 50S ribosomal protein L14, translating into MIQQESQLKVADNTGAKKVKCFKVLGGSRRRYATVGDIIVCSVRDVEPDSSIKKGDVVKAVIVRTRRDILRKDGSSLRFDTNSCVIIDEKGNPKGTRIFGPIAREIRDRGFVKISSLAPEVI; encoded by the coding sequence ATGATTCAGCAAGAAAGTCAGTTAAAAGTTGCCGATAATACCGGGGCTAAAAAAGTAAAGTGTTTTAAGGTTTTAGGCGGATCTCGAAGACGTTACGCTACAGTGGGTGATATCATTGTATGCTCGGTTAGAGATGTAGAACCCGATAGCTCTATCAAAAAGGGTGATGTGGTTAAAGCTGTAATTGTTAGAACACGACGCGATATTCTTAGAAAAGATGGTTCTTCTTTGAGATTCGATACTAATAGCTGTGTAATTATCGATGAGAAAGGAAATCCCAAAGGAACACGAATTTTTGGTCCGATCGCTCGAGAGATTCGGGATCGTGGCTTTGTGAAAATTAGTTCTTTGGCTCCTGAGGTGATTTAA
- the rplX gene encoding 50S ribosomal protein L24, translating to MKRYSVCVGDTVYVLAGNDKGKQGKVLSCLREKNKVVVEGVNVRTKNIKRSQENPKGKRISIEAPIHVSNVRLSIDGAPAKLSVKVTENGRELWNKSPDGTSKLYRSVKERKG from the coding sequence ATGAAAAGATATAGTGTTTGTGTTGGCGACACGGTTTATGTGTTGGCCGGGAACGACAAGGGAAAGCAAGGTAAAGTTTTATCTTGTCTTAGAGAAAAAAACAAAGTGGTCGTTGAAGGAGTCAACGTTCGTACGAAAAATATCAAGCGTAGTCAAGAAAATCCTAAAGGTAAAAGGATTAGTATTGAAGCTCCGATACATGTTTCTAACGTACGTTTAAGTATAGACGGTGCTCCAGCAAAACTTTCTGTCAAGGTTACTGAAAACGGACGAGAGTTGTGGAACAAGTCTCCTGATGGCACTTCTAAACTATATCGTTCTGTGAAAGAGAGAAAAGGTTAA
- the rplE gene encoding 50S ribosomal protein L5 — protein MSRLKKLYTEEIRKSLQEKFGYGNTMQIPVLRKIVISMGLAEAAKDKNLFQAHLEELSMISGQKPLVTKARNSIAGFKLREGQGIGAKVTLRGQRMYDFMDRFCNIVSPRIRDFRGFSMKGDGRGCYSLGLDDQQIFPEIDLDRVKRTQGMNITWVTTAQTDVECTTLLELMGLRFKKAQ, from the coding sequence ATGAGCAGGTTAAAAAAACTATATACTGAAGAGATCCGAAAGTCCCTCCAAGAAAAGTTTGGGTATGGAAATACCATGCAAATCCCTGTTCTTAGAAAAATTGTCATAAGCATGGGTCTTGCTGAGGCAGCTAAAGATAAGAACCTTTTCCAGGCTCATTTAGAAGAACTTTCCATGATTTCCGGACAAAAACCTTTGGTAACAAAGGCTAGAAATTCTATCGCCGGTTTTAAACTTCGTGAAGGACAAGGCATTGGAGCTAAGGTAACTTTACGAGGCCAGCGCATGTACGATTTTATGGATCGTTTTTGCAATATAGTCTCTCCTAGAATTCGCGACTTCCGCGGTTTTTCAATGAAAGGAGATGGACGCGGATGTTATTCATTGGGATTAGATGATCAGCAGATTTTCCCTGAAATAGATTTAGATCGCGTTAAGAGAACTCAAGGAATGAACATTACTTGGGTAACTACAGCACAAACAGATGTTGAATGCACTACTCTTTTAGAGTTGATGGGTTTGCGCTTTAAGAAGGCTCAATAG
- the rpsH gene encoding 30S ribosomal protein S8 yields the protein MGMTSDTIADLLTRIRNALKAEHLYVDLEHSKMREAIVRILKQHGFLAHYLVKEENRKRTMRIFLQYSNDRRPVIRQLKRVSKPSRRVYVPAAKIPYVFGNMGISVLSTSQGVLDGATARAKNIGGELLCLVW from the coding sequence ATGGGCATGACAAGTGATACTATAGCCGATTTATTAACACGAATCCGAAATGCTTTGAAAGCAGAGCATTTGTATGTGGATTTGGAGCATAGCAAGATGCGTGAAGCGATTGTGAGAATCCTGAAGCAACATGGGTTTTTAGCTCATTATTTAGTGAAGGAAGAGAATCGTAAACGCACAATGCGTATCTTTTTACAATATAGCAATGACCGCAGGCCTGTGATACGCCAATTAAAGCGAGTTTCTAAACCTTCTAGAAGGGTTTATGTTCCTGCAGCAAAAATCCCTTATGTTTTCGGAAATATGGGTATTTCCGTTCTCTCTACATCTCAAGGGGTGTTAGATGGAGCAACAGCTAGGGCTAAAAATATTGGCGGCGAACTACTCTGTTTAGTTTGGTAA
- the rplF gene encoding 50S ribosomal protein L6 produces MSRKARDPIVLPQGVEVSIQNNEILVKGPKGSLKQVLAPEVVVDIKDREVFVHAAPHVVDRPSRMQGLFWALISNMVQGVNTGFEKRLEMIGVGFRAAVQGSVLDLSIGVSHPTKMPIPAELQVSVEKNTLISVKGINKQLVGEFAASIRAKRRPEPYKGKGIRYENEYVRRKAGKAAKTGKK; encoded by the coding sequence ATGTCTCGTAAAGCTCGAGACCCTATTGTGCTCCCTCAAGGAGTAGAGGTCTCCATTCAAAATAATGAAATCTTAGTAAAAGGTCCTAAGGGCTCTTTAAAACAAGTATTGGCTCCAGAAGTGGTTGTCGACATCAAAGATAGGGAAGTTTTTGTTCATGCTGCTCCCCATGTTGTTGATAGACCAAGTCGTATGCAAGGTTTGTTTTGGGCATTGATTTCTAATATGGTTCAAGGAGTCAATACAGGATTTGAAAAGCGATTAGAAATGATTGGGGTCGGTTTTAGAGCTGCTGTTCAAGGCTCCGTTTTAGATTTATCGATTGGAGTATCTCATCCTACGAAAATGCCTATTCCCGCAGAGCTTCAAGTTAGTGTTGAAAAGAACACTTTGATTTCAGTGAAGGGAATCAATAAGCAGCTAGTCGGAGAATTTGCTGCTAGTATCCGTGCTAAACGTCGTCCTGAACCTTATAAAGGTAAAGGTATCCGCTATGAAAATGAGTATGTCCGTCGTAAGGCAGGAAAAGCGGCAAAAACAGGTAAGAAATAG
- the rplR gene encoding 50S ribosomal protein L18, with amino-acid sequence MENSLFKKSEKKVHRALRVRKVLRGSSLKPRLCVVKTNKHIYVQLIDDSIGKTLASVSTMAKSNKASGLIKKNQDVAKTLGTQIAEIGKSLQVDRVVFDRGPFKYHGIIAMVADGAREGGLQF; translated from the coding sequence ATGGAAAATTCGTTATTCAAGAAGTCTGAAAAGAAAGTTCATAGGGCTTTAAGAGTGCGTAAAGTCTTAAGAGGCTCTTCTTTAAAGCCTCGTTTGTGTGTTGTGAAGACCAACAAACATATCTATGTGCAATTAATTGATGATTCTATTGGCAAGACTTTGGCTTCTGTCTCAACTATGGCGAAATCAAATAAAGCTTCCGGATTAATTAAAAAAAATCAAGACGTTGCTAAAACGTTGGGAACCCAAATTGCCGAGATAGGGAAAAGTCTTCAAGTAGATCGAGTTGTTTTCGATCGTGGCCCTTTCAAATATCATGGAATTATTGCCATGGTTGCTGATGGAGCTAGAGAAGGCGGATTACAGTTTTAA
- the rpsE gene encoding 30S ribosomal protein S5: MTLSKNSHKEDQLEEKVLVVNRCSKVVKGGRKFSFSALILVGDGKGRLGYGFAKANELTDAIRKGGEAARKNLITIESLESGSIPHEVLVDQDGAQLLLKPAKSGTGIVAGSRIRLILEMAGVKNIVAKSLGSNNPMNQVKAAFKALLSLSSRKDVLQRRRVTHD; this comes from the coding sequence ATGACGTTATCAAAGAATTCTCACAAAGAAGATCAGCTAGAGGAGAAAGTTCTTGTTGTCAATCGTTGTTCGAAAGTAGTCAAGGGCGGTCGTAAATTTAGTTTTTCCGCGCTTATTTTAGTGGGTGACGGTAAGGGACGCTTGGGCTACGGTTTTGCCAAAGCAAACGAATTAACAGATGCTATTCGCAAAGGCGGAGAAGCTGCCAGAAAGAATCTAATTACTATTGAATCTTTGGAAAGTGGTTCTATTCCTCATGAAGTTTTAGTTGATCAGGATGGAGCTCAGTTGCTTTTGAAGCCTGCTAAGTCAGGAACTGGAATTGTGGCAGGTTCTCGTATTCGTTTGATTTTAGAAATGGCTGGAGTCAAAAATATTGTTGCCAAAAGTTTAGGCTCAAATAACCCAATGAACCAAGTAAAAGCTGCTTTTAAAGCTCTCTTGAGTCTTTCTAGCAGGAAAGACGTTTTGCAAAGGAGAAGAGTGACACATGATTAA
- the rplO gene encoding 50S ribosomal protein L15, which translates to MIKLESLQDPSPRKRRTKLLGRGPSSGHGKTSCRGHKGDGSRSGYKRRFGYEGGGVPLYRRVPTRGFSHKRFDKCVEEITTQRLNVLFNEGEEITLDALKEKRAIDKHAIRVKVIVKGELEKTFIWKDANVVLSQGVRNLIGVA; encoded by the coding sequence ATGATTAAATTAGAATCGTTACAAGATCCTTCACCACGTAAAAGAAGAACAAAATTATTAGGACGCGGTCCTAGTTCTGGTCATGGCAAAACAAGTTGCCGAGGCCATAAAGGAGATGGAAGCCGTTCTGGTTATAAGCGTAGATTTGGTTATGAAGGGGGCGGAGTGCCTCTTTATAGAAGAGTCCCTACGAGAGGATTTTCTCATAAGCGTTTCGATAAATGCGTAGAAGAAATTACTACTCAACGTTTGAATGTTTTATTCAATGAAGGGGAAGAAATTACTTTGGATGCTTTGAAGGAAAAAAGAGCTATAGATAAGCATGCGATTAGAGTAAAAGTAATTGTTAAAGGCGAATTAGAGAAAACGTTTATCTGGAAGGACGCTAATGTAGTATTGTCTCAAGGAGTACGAAACCTTATTGGTGTTGCTTAA
- the secY gene encoding preprotein translocase subunit SecY, whose translation MTTLRQIFSIAELRKKLFFTFALLAACRVGVFIPVPGINGERAVAYFKQLLGSSQNLFQLADIFSGGAFAQMTVIALGVVPYISASIIVQLLLVFMPSIQREMRESPDQGKRKIGRMTRLFTVGLAFIQSLLFAKFALKMNMSIPGIVLPTLLSSKLFGAPWIFYMTTVVVMTTGTLLLMWIGEQISDKGIGNGVSLIISLGILASFPSVLGSIVNKLNLGSQDPSQLGLFSLLLLCFIFVFVLVTTILIIEGVRKIPVQYARRVIGRREIPGGGSYLPLKVNYAGVIPVIFASSLLMFPATIGQFMSSDSSWLKRIAMMLSPGSWVYSSCYVLLIIFFTYFWTATQFHPEQIASEMKKNNAFIPGIRQGKPTQTYLEYTMNRVTLLGAVFLAVIAILPSILGRVLHVDANVSYFLGGTAMLIVVGVVLDTMKQVDAFLLMRRYDSFLKKDRSKGRH comes from the coding sequence ATGACAACTTTACGACAGATATTTTCCATTGCTGAGCTAAGAAAAAAGTTATTTTTTACTTTTGCTTTACTTGCGGCCTGCCGAGTTGGTGTGTTCATTCCTGTTCCAGGAATTAACGGGGAACGCGCCGTAGCTTATTTCAAACAATTACTAGGTTCTAGTCAGAACTTATTTCAGTTAGCTGATATATTTTCTGGAGGAGCCTTTGCGCAAATGACAGTGATTGCGTTAGGCGTGGTGCCGTATATTTCGGCATCCATCATAGTGCAACTTCTTTTAGTGTTTATGCCCTCAATACAGAGGGAGATGCGCGAAAGTCCTGACCAAGGGAAAAGAAAGATTGGTAGGATGACTCGTCTATTTACAGTTGGCTTAGCATTTATTCAGTCTCTGCTCTTTGCTAAGTTTGCTTTAAAGATGAATATGTCTATTCCTGGTATTGTTCTTCCAACCCTATTGTCCTCCAAATTATTTGGAGCTCCTTGGATCTTTTACATGACAACAGTTGTTGTTATGACAACAGGAACATTGTTGCTAATGTGGATAGGCGAACAAATTTCTGATAAGGGGATTGGTAATGGCGTTAGCTTAATTATCAGTCTTGGGATTTTAGCTTCCTTCCCATCTGTTTTGGGATCCATAGTGAATAAGCTAAATCTTGGTTCTCAAGACCCTTCACAACTAGGTTTGTTCTCGCTCCTCTTGTTGTGCTTTATTTTTGTATTTGTTCTCGTCACAACAATATTAATTATTGAAGGTGTGAGAAAAATTCCTGTGCAATATGCACGTAGAGTAATTGGTAGGAGAGAAATCCCCGGAGGAGGATCCTATTTGCCGCTGAAGGTAAACTATGCGGGCGTTATACCTGTTATTTTTGCTTCGTCCTTGCTGATGTTTCCTGCGACTATAGGGCAGTTCATGTCCTCGGATTCTTCATGGCTTAAGCGCATTGCTATGATGTTATCCCCAGGTAGCTGGGTATATTCCTCATGTTATGTTCTGCTTATAATATTTTTTACTTATTTCTGGACTGCAACCCAGTTCCACCCGGAACAAATTGCTTCTGAAATGAAAAAGAATAACGCCTTTATTCCTGGAATTCGACAAGGGAAGCCTACACAAACATATTTAGAATACACCATGAACCGCGTCACTTTATTAGGGGCGGTCTTCTTAGCTGTTATTGCTATTTTACCATCTATTTTAGGACGCGTTCTTCATGTAGATGCTAATGTAAGTTATTTTTTAGGCGGCACAGCAATGTTGATCGTAGTTGGTGTGGTTTTAGATACGATGAAACAAGTGGATGCCTTTTTGCTTATGCGTCGGTACGATAGTTTTTTGAAAAAAGATCGTTCCAAAGGAAGGCATTGA
- the rpsM gene encoding 30S ribosomal protein S13, producing the protein MPRIIGIDIPAKKKLKISLTYIYGIGPALSEEIIAKLQLNPEARAVELTEEEIGRLNSLLQSEYVVEGDLRRRVQSDIKRLISIHAYRGQRHRLSLPVRGQRTKTNSRTRKGKRKTVAGKKK; encoded by the coding sequence ATGCCACGCATCATTGGAATTGATATTCCTGCGAAGAAAAAATTAAAAATAAGTCTTACATATATTTATGGAATAGGGCCAGCTCTTTCTGAAGAGATTATTGCGAAATTGCAATTGAATCCTGAAGCTAGGGCTGTTGAATTGACGGAGGAAGAAATAGGCCGCCTCAATTCCCTCCTACAATCAGAATATGTAGTTGAAGGGGACTTGCGACGTCGTGTGCAGTCGGATATTAAAAGATTGATCTCTATACACGCCTATCGTGGACAAAGACATCGTCTTTCATTGCCTGTTAGAGGACAGAGAACAAAAACAAATTCTCGAACACGTAAAGGCAAGCGTAAAACAGTCGCAGGTAAGAAGAAATAA